The genomic DNA CTGAAACCGTTATAGCTGCAGCAGCGAATTTACTGAAAAACAAATGAGGCCCTGCGCTCACTGATGAGCACAGGGCCATTAGTTTAATTAGCAGGTTTAGCAAGCCGACTGGAGGAAGGATTTTTTGCTGCTTCCTCTTCAGCCAGCATATCGGCTGCATCTTTGGAAGGAGGCAAGTTAAAGGCAGCTTCCATAATCTTTCGGACAATCGGGGCTGCCGCGTCTGATCCATAACCGCCTTGCTCGACGATTACGGCCACAGCGATAGTTGGATTGTCAAAGGGACCATAGGCGACAAACCAACCATGATCATCGCCATGCGGATTCTCGGCCGTACTTGTTTTCCCGGCAATTGGAACTGGAAAGCCTGTAAATACATATCCCGCAGTTCCACCCGGCACAGTAACTTCACGCAAGGCATTGCGAATAGCGGTCAAAGTTCGCTCCGAAACGTTCAGCGAGCCTACTTCTTCCGGTTCAAAGGTCGTAATAGTGTCACCATTAGGCGAAACTATTTTGCTTACCAAGTAGGGACGGTAACGGTGGCCGCCATTAGCTATCTGACTGATAACCGAGGCCATCTGCAGCGGTGTTGTTAGCTGAAAACCCTGGCCTATTGCGGCGTCAAAGGTTTCAGATAAATACCATTCCTCTTCATACACTTTTTCTTTATATTTGCGGTTTGCAACCAAACCATCAGCCTCGCCCGTCAGTTTAATGCCAGTCAGCGACCCCAGGCCGAATCTTCGCGTCCATTGCTCGAGCAGGTCAATGCCTAAACGATTACCCATTTCATAAAAGTAAACGTTATTTGATTTTACCATTGCTTCGTGAAAACTGATCCAACCCGCAGCTACTCCGTGGGAGTTGCCTTTAGGAACCAGCCAGTGCCGCCCGGTATCGAAAATCTTTTCTTCCAGTGTCACTTTACCGGATTCAAGGGCAGCAAGACCGGTAACTATTTTAAACACCGACCCAGGCGGATACTCGGCACCTATAGCTCGATTCTGCATCGGATTATACGGGTTTTCATTTATTTCCCTCCAATCTTTAAATGAAATCCCGCCGTTAAACAGGTTAGGATTAAACGCCGGCCGACTAACCATTGCTAGAATTTCCCCAGTATTAGGATTCATAACAACTACGGCAGCAGCCTTAGCTCCAGGATTCCCCATTCTTTTCTGCAAGTAATTGAGGCGGTCGTCTACTGCCTTCTCAGCAACCTTTTGAAGCTTAGCGTCAATTGTCAGAACTAAGCTATTGCCCAACAACGGTTCCTTTTTACCCAGCATCCTTACAGGACGTCCCGCAACATTAACCTCGATCTGAGCTCCCCCGTCAGTACCGCGGAGTTCTTTATCATAGACTCTCTCAAGACCGAATTTGCCAAGAATGTCACCTGACCTGTACCCATCGGCCTTTTTCTTCTCCAGTTCAGCCTCACTAATCTCGCCAACGTAGCCAAACATATGGGCACCAAGTTCGTTATTTATATAGTTTCGTATCGGCTCAACTTCAATGACTACGCCCGGCAGTTCACCACGGCGTTCCTCAATCTTTGTGATAATTTCCTGCCCGACATCACTTTTTATACGCACCGGTGCCAGCGGACTGGACTGCTGCTTTATTTTCATTTTTATATCTGCTACATTCATGCCGAGAATATTCGCTAACTTATCCAGCACATCGTCAGGTATTGGCCCTTTTATCGGCACCAGAGATACCGAGAAGCCCGGCCGATTCGATACAAGCAGTTCTCCGTTCCGGTCATAGAAACTGCCGCGCGGCGCCATGACTGGCATGAGTCTTATTCGGTTATTTTCTGCTTTCTGATAATATTCCTCGCCTTGATAGATCTGTAGATACCCCAAACGAACAATCAACAGGAAGATTACCAATATTACCATGTAACACAATATATCTAATCTGGGATTTCCTTTCCCAACCATTTTACAGTAGTCATCCTTTCATTATGCAACCATTCAAACCGGCTAACTTCTTGGCCTCAAGACGGCAAAATATTGGTCATTTCTTTATATTAATTTTGTTCGTTAAAAATTGTCCAAACACCTTTAGGTAAAAAAACCCATTCTTACGCAAAATTCTTGGCATAGAAATAAAAAAAGAAGCTTAATCTTGCTAAACAGCAGATTTAGCTTCTTTTCAGAGCAAATCATTATATTAAAAACCGTACTTATAAGCTTTGCCGAATCCCACTATCCTAGACTTTTGAACAATTAGATTACCTAATCTATTAGGCAGCAAGATTCTTTTTGGCAGCAGCCTTATTTCGTTGGATAAAGTAGATACCAACAAGGATTGCAAGACCAATCACACTAGTAAGCAGTGCCGGATCAATCAGCATTAAACCGCCTACAAAAGCAACAACGCGCAAAAGCGGGCTCACATCAGCATACCAATAACCAATCATAGCTACACCCAAGCCCCACATACCGATAATTGCGGAAATGGCAGCAGCAAAAACTTGCATTGCCGTAGCATCAACCATTAACAGTACAGGCGCATAAACAAACATATACGGGACAATAAAGGCAGCAATGGCCAATTTCGAGGCGGTAACCCCTGTCATTAGCGGATTTCCTCCCGAAATGCCAGACGCGGCATAGGCCGCTAGCGCAACCGGCGGTGTAATGTCAGCAATGATTCCGAAGTAGAATACAAACATATGCGCGGCAATAACAGGTATACCCAACGCTATTAGAGCCGGCGCAGCAATAGTCGAGGTAATGACATAGTTTGCAGTCGTCGGTACGCCCATACCCAGAATGAGCGAGGTAATCATGGTGAAGAACATTACCGGCAAGAGCAGGCCGCCTGCTAACTCAATTAATCCCCCGGCAAGTTTGAGACCAACGCCCGTCTTGGTAACAACACCGATAATGATACCAGCCGTTGCACAGGCTATAAGTACGCCCAGTACCCCTTTGGCGCCATTCTCTAAACCTTGGATAATTTGGATAGGCTTCATCCGGGTTGACTTGCTCAAAGAACTTGCCAAAATAGCAATAATGATACCCCATAGGGCTGCTTTGGTCGGAGTTTGACCGTCTATCAGCAGGAACAGAATTGCTACCAACGGCAAGGCCAAATGACCGCGCTTGAAAAATACCTCTTTAAGATTCGGTAATTCTCTCCGGGGAATACCTTTTAAGCCTTTCCGTTTTGCTTCAAGATGTACTGAAATCCAAACACCGGTATAGTAAAGCAGAGCCGGAACTACAGCGGCTTTTACAACTTCAATATAGGGTATACCTACGAATTCAGCCATCAAAAATGCTGCAGCCCCCATGATTGGCGGCATTATCTGGCCACCTGTCGAACCGGCAGCTTCAACCCCGCCGGCAAATTCCTTGTTGTAGCCCAGCTTTTTCATCATCGGAATGGTAAAGCTGCCGACCCCTACGACGTTAGCTACCGAACTGCCTGATATTGTTCCCATCATGCCGCTGGCTAAAACAGTAACTTTGGCGGGACCGCCGCTTGCCCAGCCGGCAATGGCATTAGCAATATCGATAAAAAACTTTCCTAGTCCGGTCGACTCTAAATATGCACCGAACAAAATGAATAAGAAGATAAAGGTTGAGGAAACTCCCAAGGGAATACCGAAGATGCCCTCGGTTGTAAAGTACAAATGAGCAACCAAATCTTCAAAGGAGACACCGCGATGAGCAATAGTGTCGGGCAGATAAGGCCCGGCGAAAGCATAC from Veillonellaceae bacterium includes the following:
- the mrdA gene encoding penicillin-binding protein 2; translation: MVGKGNPRLDILCYMVILVIFLLIVRLGYLQIYQGEEYYQKAENNRIRLMPVMAPRGSFYDRNGELLVSNRPGFSVSLVPIKGPIPDDVLDKLANILGMNVADIKMKIKQQSSPLAPVRIKSDVGQEIITKIEERRGELPGVVIEVEPIRNYINNELGAHMFGYVGEISEAELEKKKADGYRSGDILGKFGLERVYDKELRGTDGGAQIEVNVAGRPVRMLGKKEPLLGNSLVLTIDAKLQKVAEKAVDDRLNYLQKRMGNPGAKAAAVVVMNPNTGEILAMVSRPAFNPNLFNGGISFKDWREINENPYNPMQNRAIGAEYPPGSVFKIVTGLAALESGKVTLEEKIFDTGRHWLVPKGNSHGVAAGWISFHEAMVKSNNVYFYEMGNRLGIDLLEQWTRRFGLGSLTGIKLTGEADGLVANRKYKEKVYEEEWYLSETFDAAIGQGFQLTTPLQMASVISQIANGGHRYRPYLVSKIVSPNGDTITTFEPEEVGSLNVSERTLTAIRNALREVTVPGGTAGYVFTGFPVPIAGKTSTAENPHGDDHGWFVAYGPFDNPTIAVAVIVEQGGYGSDAAAPIVRKIMEAAFNLPPSKDAADMLAEEEAAKNPSSSRLAKPAN
- a CDS encoding TRAP transporter permease encodes the protein MIKLALEEDNQQIKSADELLKEFDAEADKRILTGFVGRLVSAIAICFTMFQLYTSFFGVLDAHLQRAVHLSFGMCLIFLLYPTRRSWSRNKIHPFDVLLAIIGAAAPMYIIVTYQELVMRAGTVTDVDFVVGAIGLILVIEGCRRVVGKPMVIVALFFLTYAFAGPYLPDTIAHRGVSFEDLVAHLYFTTEGIFGIPLGVSSTFIFLFILFGAYLESTGLGKFFIDIANAIAGWASGGPAKVTVLASGMMGTISGSSVANVVGVGSFTIPMMKKLGYNKEFAGGVEAAGSTGGQIMPPIMGAAAFLMAEFVGIPYIEVVKAAVVPALLYYTGVWISVHLEAKRKGLKGIPRRELPNLKEVFFKRGHLALPLVAILFLLIDGQTPTKAALWGIIIAILASSLSKSTRMKPIQIIQGLENGAKGVLGVLIACATAGIIIGVVTKTGVGLKLAGGLIELAGGLLLPVMFFTMITSLILGMGVPTTANYVITSTIAAPALIALGIPVIAAHMFVFYFGIIADITPPVALAAYAASGISGGNPLMTGVTASKLAIAAFIVPYMFVYAPVLLMVDATAMQVFAAAISAIIGMWGLGVAMIGYWYADVSPLLRVVAFVGGLMLIDPALLTSVIGLAILVGIYFIQRNKAAAKKNLAA